The genomic DNA GTGGCAAAGAGCTCCCAAGACTTTGCGTGTCTACACCGAAGGCGTCGTCATTGGAGTGACTGTTGAAGATGACTCTAATGAGCCTTTTGAGTTCTCGATCGGAGCTTCGGGGCTCTTGGCTAATGGCTCGGATCGAGTGAGTTTGAGAACGAAAACTCCTCGTCAAAAATGTTCAAGAATAGGATTCTTTCCGGCGTCCACTATTTTGAATGGAGAGCACAAGTTCCGGCTTGACGAACTGTATGAAATTGCCGACACCGATTGTGAGGAATTTGTTGTCATTGTAGTTGTTGGTAGCAAAAAGACTAGTGTAACAATAAAAAGAGATTAGCATGGACAATAGCTAGTACCTTGCACAGAGAGCCGTGTTTCagcgtcttctcgtctttgaaTACCAAAGGCTGGCAATTTTTTAAaacattttttaattaacgtcTAAAAATTTTGCTATTAGAATTTCAGTTCGACCGAGCGGATTGGAGCCACCTAACAGACTTGGAGTCAAACTCACATGAAGCCACTGTAGCCCACAGGACCTCGTTAGCACCCGGCTTCTGCGCTTCGACGTCTGGATCGTGGTGCGTACGAAGAAGCTTTCTCATCCGTTCAACGGCCACTTTGTAATATTCTTCAGAGAGAGACTCAAGAGCGTTGCGAAGAACGTCGGAAGCCATCGCCAATAGCACAAGAGCCAGGACGCGTTCATCAAACCTCTGTGTGACATCTACCCAGAGTAGCAGAGCATcctgaatttttttgatgacgCGCTGCTTGACCTCGACGTCCACAAGCGTGTGCTTTGTTGTGTGGAAGACGAGGAAATTCCACTTTTCCACTGTCAGGACGCTTTTCTCGACAAGACTGTTTGCCACTCGTTCACGAACGTTGTGCAGTTGAAAACGAAGGTTGAAAGGATTGTAAGTACAACCTAATTAGAACAAACCAAGACGAACGTTTAGCAACTATAGATGAATAGATAGGATCAATATTGTTTAAATATGCATTCGAAAACGCATATTTCGGCCATAATCCCCCCTACCCAATACTCCTCTCACCTTCCAGAAGAAGCATCCATTCCCGAATAGTGCAAGATTTTTCCTTGATGTGCTTcaacgcttcgtcgagaaaaacTTCACCTGTGGGTCGCGGGTCTTTCACCGATACTTTCCGACTTAAGAGTTCCATTTCCCCAGGCTCCAGTACAATTCGATTTCGCAGGCCCAATTCAATCATGACACATCCGCGGAGAACCAACGACATGCAGGTATGTGACGAGTTAAAAAGCGATCGATGTTCCTAAATTCAGCGTTTGTCTAATCGGTGACCCGGCCCGCGCGGCGGACTCACTTCGCAATCATCTTTGATGCCAAGAAGTAGGACTTCTTCCATTAGAGTGAGTCGCGTTGCTTCCGAGTCTTCGGACGAAAGCGGATTGGGGTCGTCGTTTTGGCCTTCGACTAGGCGAGATTCGGCTTCACGtgcagaagagaagagcgccGAGAAGCAAAACGCGCGGCTATAGAATTGTTGTGTTCAGCATCAAcgatacatatatatatatatatatgtatatatatccGCGTATCAGGACGCGACTGCTGATCGCACCACCATTACAAACGACTTATACGTACAAAAATCGTACCTCATGACGTGTGCCGGACTGCGAGTGAGCTTCTTATCTACGCTGACGTCAGTTCCGGTTCCTGTGAGCGGACGACGGtctctcgttctcttcatctttaattataataaaattaattcaaaatcgCTCATCAACACTTACTAAGTACGTGCTTAGGCTTTGCATAATTCTTCCTTTCCCGGATTCGCTGCTTTGGAATCTAACAATGTCGAGTCGAGCTTCGGGTTCTCACGAACCTTCTCCGAGAGATTGGAGAGTCGTATCGCGGGCCAGTCACGGTGAGTCGGGATGCCACTTGGAAATCATTCCACcgctcacgtcgtcgtcgccgtcgcatcACGCTACCTTAGGCGAATCGTGGCGAATGCGAGCGGTGGCAACCAGCGCCGCGAGAAAAATATCCGACAAATCAAACGTCCGGAAATTCTACGCGCGCCAAAGTCGCATCATGCGCTCGTTCGAAGAAGCCGAAGTCTTATCGGCCAACCAGAACGATGACGTAGCAATCGAGGAGATAAATAATGCAGAAGATccaaaggaggaagagacaaTTGACGATCGCAACCTGCACTTCGCAACGAACCTCAGCCTCTTCCTCAacgtcctcctcttcatcgGGAAACTCCTAGCATCAATACTCTCCGGCTCCCTATCAGTCATATCCAGCCTAGTCGACTCGGCCCTCGATCTCTTCTCAGGGATCACGCTATGGCTCGTCAGTCGAGCCATGCAGCGTAAAAAACTCGACGTCTATCGTTATCCGACGGGAAAACGTCGATTGGAACCCGTTGCAATCATCGTCTGCGCTTCGGTGATGGGAACAGCAACACTGCAACTCGTATCTGAATCTCTGCAGAGTATATTCACAAATGGGGCTAATCCTGACGTCGGCGTGACGTCTGGTACGTTCATGGGTTGCACGGTCATTGTCAAGTTTCTGCTCTATTTATACTGTCGTCGAGTGAGGAGTCCAACGGCTCAAGCCCTCGCCTTGGATcatcgaaacgacgttgcATCGAACATAGCCGCTATCCTCTTTGGACTTCTCGGCACGTTTATGTACAAGAACGCCGATCCACTGGGAGCAATCCTCATAGCAGCGTATATCCTTATCAATTGGTGCTCAACTGGGTATGAACAAGCGAAGATGCTCATTGGTCACACGGCGAGTTCTGACTTTCTGAAGAAGTTGACCTATCTCGCGTCGAATCATCATGAGGATGTCGTTTTTGTTGATACGGTTCGTGCCTATCATTTTGGGAATCGGTTTCTCGTCGAGGTGCATATCGTTCTCGATCCCGAAACGCCGCTTCGTCTTGCGCACGACGTCGGGGAGAGCTTGCAGTGGAAGTTGGAGCATCTCGAGGAAGTCGATCGCGCGTTCGTTCATTTGGATTTCGACGTAGAGCACGATCCAGCGTACGAGCACTTTTATAAAGACTGAGAGATGATAGATAAACCACTGCCTCGTTGCTGATTTGTGAATGGATGTTCAGAATAGAAATACGTTTTGCCCTCTTTCGAGTCGGCCACGTGCGCTAGCAAAACGAGTCTCTGTAGTGGTGTGTCTGTGCACTCAGgctgaattttcttttcatttgCGCCTCTAGCGCCTTCCGCCGCTCAAGACAATCCCAAAAGTCGAAAGAATTAAATGCTGCACAAGCACAAAATGTATTAGTCATATTCAAAAGCCAGCCTTCTGACGGACATTCAACTAAAATACGAGCAACAGCATGAAAATCATTAAAgggtaaaagaaaaaatttgaagCATGCATTGGGAGACTGATTTCAAGAGTGGTAAAGGGCATATGAAGTCCTACCTACTACGTAGTGTGCACGAACAAAAAAAGCTCGGTAAgtcaaacaaaaagaaaaaaagcgtaTATACTAGTTAGGAGCATTTGTAGGTAATAACGAAGGCTGGATACGCCATATTGTCTCGATAGCAGCTGACATACATTTTCGGATGGTCGATGTTGTCAACAGTTGAATCAAATTTGTCAAGCTTACTTGAACCGATTGGCGGAGGTTCAATCATGCTTGAATTTCCGACAGTTGACATACCTATGAGAACTCGGCAAAAGAGCATTATTCTATCACCATTCGCATTGTAGGGCTTAGCGTATTTGTGTGACTCTTCTGATCGCGGTGCAAAGTAAACTCCAGATCCGTAGAGTTTCCCTAAAAAGGATGTATACTTTCAGCAGTTCTAAAAACGTTTCAAAGCATAAACAAATTAACCTGTGGTGGTTCCTGCAAAGCTGCGGTTGAATCCGTGGGCAACTATCTCCGACTTGGGATCTTTAAGACTATCTGTAGGTGCGGTCCCGTGAAAAAGTTCCTTTTCCAGGATGGCTCGTTTATTCGCGAGGTCcttcttccgctttttcTCAAACGCTTCTCTCGCTTGTTCAAATTTTGCATAAAGATCGGGATTTTCAACGCGCTCTATTTTCTGTATTtttggcggcgacgaagtaCCAAGCGTCGAGAGAAAATGCTGTGATACTCTTTCGTATTCTACGTTCGACGAGGGCAAAGAGACGAGCTTGTGGCCTTCATTAATTCTGTAGATCGTCCAAGACAGAGGGATATTAGCATGACCTGCACAGATGTACATTGCACAAAGCAAATGTTCTCTACTTGCATGCAAATTACCTGGTGAATCAAATGTTCGACGCTTGatatttttttcctctttcttcagtttcAATTTCATTGCTGAAAAGTCGACGGTCCCTTCGTCGCCCAGCAGTTTTAGGCAACAAGTGGCTTTCTTGGACCCCGCACGCCGATAAGCGTGGTAAGCCAACTCCAGCTCTCTGTTCTCTTCTGGGCAAAACAGCGCAGATCTTCCCTTGACATCGACCCATATCCAGCCACAGGTGTGCGCCAAACTGGCTACTTCAGCTTCATAGTTTTCCTCGCGTAAGAGAACACCAATTCGAGTAGTAACTTTTTCCGCAGCTTTGATAGCGTCGCTTTCTATTCCTgcaaaggaaatttttcgtttccccTCAACAATGCTCACCGCCAAAGAAACTCTAAATTCTGCTGCAATTGCATcaagttcttctttttcaaactgATTAGGGAGATCCATCTTAACGTCATGCACAATGCAAGCCTTATCGAAGACCTCTTGCACGCTTTTGAGAGCAGAAGTGCACGACTCCTTAGAAGCACCAACAACTGTCACGAATACGACTTCAGGTTCAGTAGCTGGAATCTCTCCAAATTCTTCCGGATAAATAACGGTTGACCGAAAAAACGACTTTGGCAACTCGTCACTATCGGTAAATTCTTCTGGAGCGCAAGGAAAATGTTTTTGAAACTCGGTTTCAATTTCGTTTAAACGAGAACTTTCAAAAACGATTAACCTGATACGCTGCAGCGACGGAGCAGCAGCCTTGGCCGCAAATGACCTTGCGCCATCGATAATTGCTCGAGCAGAAAGTGCGTTGCTGAATAGAAGTCTAGCTGTTCCAACAGCAGGAAGGGCAATGGATGAGTGTCCCGCTTTTTCTGCTCTTGAAAGACAATCCTCCACTAATGATGAAATCTTTTCAGCATTATTTGCATTGCTAAGAGATGACTCGTACTTTGATGGTGAAATAAGATAAATGTGCGGGGCGTTTagcggagaagaaggaaactCAATCGGAAAGCGCGGCGACtgttttttccttttttcccATTCAGCTTTTAGCAACGGAAATGCATTTTGCACTGCTTCCCACACAACTCCTTCAGTAGCAATAATTGCATCGGTTTTCTCGTTTATAATATCGCCATAATCGATTGTAAAATTGCAGCCATTTGACAGACTAGCTTCATTTGGAGCTAAACGGTTCTCCTTGGACATTGACAACATCGTCTCGTTATTGACTTTTATTGACGTCACCTCGCTGGTGAATTTCTTAGACGCTCGCTGATAGGCCGAAAGATTAGAGTACTTATAGATGACAACTACAATTTTTTGTATACTAGACAGAGGTCGTTTCTTGTGAAACCTTTGAATTCCAGCAAAAAAAGCTTCAGCAGCGGCGGAAACATCGAAATTCATCTCCCCCGTTCCCAGTGCAGGAAAAGCAACTTTTGTGAGTTCAAGTTCGGACGCTTCCATTAGACACGCGTGAACGACAGCAGCAATATCCTACCCAAAAGAGACAAAAAGTTACTACAGTTTGTTTAGACCAAGGACTGACTTCTATATGGCACGTATCCAAAACAACGATTGAAGAATAGAAACAACTActtactacaagtactaacATAACAATCAAGTGTGTATATTTCTCAGACACTATAGGACCAATTTCACCAATTTCATTCAGTACACTAATAATAGCGGCGGAAATTGCGCAACAACGGCTGGCCTGACACTAACAAAGTATTCTTACCTGGACGGTTTGCGAAGAGTACGCATGAAGTAcaaaagaagcagaaagaCCATGACCCGGAGTTACTCGCACTGCTCCGGGCTTCAGAGGCCCTCCTTTTTGAACACAAGTGCGGCAATCGTCGTGCAGTTGAGGCCCAGCAGCTTTTGAAATAGCTTTAGCTGTCTCCCCCTTGGTGAGGTCCATGTCCTCGTTTGACGGATTGATGATTGCATTTGCCTAAAGAGAGAATTGGAAACCAGTACAACCTAACTGAAGTCATAAAAACCTTTTGCTTCGTTATATCGCCAGATTTTACTTTAACTACAAAGCTAGATTTCGTAGACCCTAAAGCTTCTGCAACTGAGGCGCCAGCGACTGCTGCCCCTCCTTTCACTTCTTCAGCCATAGCTGCTACAGACCTTGTCGCTGAAGCAGTAACTGAAGAAGGTGCACGAGCACAACAAACTCTACACAGCACTCTATCCAAGCTGCTTCTAAAGCAGTGAACGTTGTCGGCGTCTTCCAGTCGCATAACAAAATCAACAGACTCGAGCGAAGTCTGAGGAAAGTTTGAAAAGAACTCGCCAACCGCTTCAACCATGACGTCCGCAACAACAGCGCTGAGACCCCCAAAAATACCCGCGCTAATAGCCGGGAACGCAATGCTGGAGAAGTTCGACTCACTAGCGATCTTCATAGATTCGTAGACGGCATCTTGCAAAAGTCTTTTGCTATCTTGTGATTGATGCATGCCTTCCCATCGCGGTCCAACAGCGTGAATGACGCACTTGGTTGTTCGGAGTTTGCCTGGACTGGTGCTTACCGCGTGACCCGTCGCAAGACGGCCAAGTGGCAATTTCGTTAAAAGGGCAGTGCTTTCTTCTTGCACAACAGCGCCAGCACACTTGACAATGTGAGCTGCTAAACCGCTCCCATGATCAAGTGCTTCGTTAGCTGCGTTCACAATGGCGTCCGCACGGTGCTCACAAATGTCGCCAGTGTATAAGCAGATTCTTTTCAGCGGCGCCTTAGATGAAGCGTAGGCAGACACAAAGGAAGACTTGGGCTGAGCGTAATTCATCCAATCTTCATCGGCTCCAACCGTTATAACAACGGAATTCTTCGTTTGaatcttcttcctttcttgttCGAAAGAGCCCTCTGCGACATACCTGGACAATCCGTGTCTTTTGAACTTTCTATTATccatcttcatcttcatcaatTGCTTGTCAACCGTCTTTTCAAGTTCTATGATGCCACCTTTCGTCGCCTTCATTACGAGTTGAGGTTCACGGGCTCCTTCGCAAACTCTGACGTCAGCGTTGTACTCTTTCAACTTTTCTGCAAGACTTTTGAAATGCTTCCAATAGTATCGTGCAATAAACTTTTTAAACGAATTTCCCCGGAGTTGTCTACAAGTTTCATACATTGTATTCTTCGCGAGGTAAACATAGCAATCATGAACAACCGACCGAACTCTTTTGGTTGATCCCGTAAGAGAGAATTCCTTTGCTGTTGACTTTCCAAAGCCCTTAGCTAACACCTTAGAACTAGACTTGCTGCACTGCTCTTTTATCCACCCGCCCATCTCTGCACTCTGCATCAGAAGCAGATTTTCTTTATCAGAAGGAAGGACGTCTTCGGTAGTGAAATTTGAATTATGCACGTTAATTGCTTTGGTCATTTCCTTCTCGTTCAtagcaaaaaattgaaggtgAGGGCTTCCGTGCGTTGCAACCGCCTGAATTTCTTCATTCAATAGTAGAGCGGTCAATTCTTCTACGCCaccaaaacaaaaaaattcatcttGGGCTGAGGGTAGAAAAATCTTTCGGCGATTCATATTAGAAACTAAATTTGCAAaagtttccttttcttcttcaactaGGTAAGCTGGACCCTTTATGAAAATTCGAAGCGAATCGCGGTCAAGAAAAATGTCAAGGCTTTCAGCCACATTTATAGTAGAATGAAATAGATCCAAGTGGTGAATTGACGGAAATGTCACAGCTTTAGTTATTATTTTCTCGTCCTTAGCCAATAAACTCTGTTCTTGTGAGCAAAGACCATAAATTAGACCAACTTGAGCTTTTTCGCCGATGAAAAAAAGCGTTTGATTTTCTAGATCTTCTTGTATTGTGATCTCGTTTCCTTTATTggcattttctttcttagcGAATTCCGCCATTTTTTGGAAAATTCTCAAAGACGTCATATTTAGCGAGCGACGTATGAAATCATCATACActttaaaaaatttctgcCTCGTTTCTTCTTGCCACTTCTGTTCATTTTCCGGCGAAATTTTGTCATTCCGCTTTCCGCGACTTTGAATAGAAAGAACATTGTCCTCTTCGTTCCAGAAAATGTCGCCAAGCTGCTCTAGAGCTCGCCGGGACGGGCCTGAACGCCAAATAAAGGTTATCACTTCGGGAACAATGTCGTCCGCCTCGCCGGTGAAAGTTGAAGTATAAACATTAATCTGCTCATCTTCACTTTGACCCGAATACATATCTGTTTCACTTGAATCTTCAGATGGCATTTGACTGTAGCGACGAAGTCGCGGACGAACGCCACCGATTTCAGGTATATCGCCACTAATAACCCCTTGCACATCTAGATAAACACATTTGGTTCACGCGTTAGCAAAAACTTTTGAAGATATATAAATCTACCAGACTCAGTTCTCAGTTTGACGACaaacgcgttttctttctccggAGATACGATAATGTCTTTGACTAGCGGAGCACTCCggagagcgaaaaagaatCTTCTAAGCCTGGTTGGGTTCACATCTGGAGGTAGGTTCAACACTTCTACGTCCAAGTTTGCAGGAATACGACTAAATTcaagacgaattttttctttgtcgccTTCAAATTCTCTTCCACTGCGATTTAGCTTATCAACCATCTTCTTGTCTACACAACAAAAAAGAACGCACATCACAGTCAGTACAGCGTTCAACGAACAAGGAATCAGTACCAACTAGAGGCTCCTTCAGAAAAACAATAGCTCGTGTTCTGTCGGCcacaaattcaattttcgaaATCTCTATCCGTTTAGAGCCTGGCAAGCCTTGAACATGAAACGCAAGATCGTCTTTAGATACTTCGCGCGTAATGCCGCTAATGAGGAATTTATCAAGTTCATATTCGTCTGGACTGTCAATGTCTATGGTAACCGCCGTATCGTTATCGTATTGCAGTTGATGCTCTACCGATTGATATTTCCAAAGAGCAAAAACATCTACAAGGCATATGTATTGCATTGCGTAGAAATATATCTCATTTTCACCTTCCCGACTTTGCAGCTCAACGCGGACACCCTTTGTTTCTCCGCTGTCTTCCTCGACTACGGCACCCCAGTACTTCAATATTTTGCCGTCTATAACCCTTTCCACCATCTCGATGACCTTCTTCTGGTCAGCCTTCGGGGGGAGGCCAAACAGTAGCACGCAATGCTCCCCGATGGGCGGTTCTTTCGGCTCAAAAGAACGCGTCGGCTCGAAAGAATTCGGCTCGAAAGAACGCGTCGGCTCGAAAGAATGCGTACTTGCAGGAGAACCCGGTTTTCTTGCCGAAGATGTTGAAGGACGCCATCGGGCGCGACCCAGACCCCTGCCTCCGACAAGATTCTTCCAGTCATCTAAAATAAAAGACGAACGCGGCAACTAAGCTTAATTGCATCTCAACAGAGAAGAATAAGACGCCGTGCGCCTCGTACTTTCACTAGCTTTACGTGGTTACCTACGCGTGATTTCTCTACTGTAAACGGCGTGGGAGTATGATTCATGCACGTGATTCCCGTTTTAGAAGCACAGTACTGTACACAGCGCGAGCACATTCTAGTGTGAACAGAGCTGACGTTCGTGGCTGTGTAAAACTGCCACACGCGCAACAAAAATATGTGCAAGCGCAATGAGACAGTCGACATAATAAAACTACGTGTGCATAATTTTACTAGCCGGAGATGCTTCACTAAACTAACGAACTTGGTAGAACGCTCTAAATACCGCTAGCACGCGACCTCGCAGAATGACTGATACTTTCGTTATTATCGTTACCTTGCGGCTTTTCAACTTCTAGTTTAAGATCCGCGGCAGACATTTTGAAGAACTCATCAATAAGCTGATCAAATGATGGCCGATCATGGGGCTGATAGGCTATGCAGTGACGCATGACTTTAGAGTACCCTATAGGTGCAGGGTTTCCCTCTCGCGGCAATGGCAGACCTGCTCTTATGATCTCCGGGGTAACAGAAATATCTAAGAAGAAAGGAATTAGGTGCTCAGAAAACAGCTTGTGCTGAGGAAAGCATGAGGATGGGAACACGTGACTAATCTTAGCTATAATTTAGGTACTTTTAGCCTGTTAAACATGAGTCATTGACTCTAATGTCGCGAGTTTCTAGTGAAGATCTGTCACGTGTCCCATGGTCCACATGACTATATCGTGAAAAAAGGAATCTACATTACCTAAAgaggttttcttttctctcaccATCCACATTATGACACCGAAGCTAGTGCAACAAGTCAGTTGTTAATTCAGTACAGAACCGGGAGACAGTATCAGACCTGTAAACATCGGATTTCACACGTTCGGATGAACTTTTGGTAACTCCGCCTAAACGCTCAGGAGACATGTAACAAAGCGTTCCGGGTGCGCTTTGGAAAACTGTCCCCGTTTGAGTCCAGTCAAGCTCAGTACGAATTTTGGCCAGACCAAAATCTGAAATCTAAAGCAACGAGTGTACATGATCAAATCAGAGCTACCTACAAACATTACTTTGCATATAAACTCTCCAGAAGAGGTTAGCTCCAACAAAACATTTTGAGGTTTGAGGTCAAAATGTACGACAGAGTGGCTGTGAAGGAACGCCATCCCGAAAGAGATTTGATGACAAATATCAAGCCGGTTTTCCCACTTTTCAAAAGCAGGGGCTGCTGAAATGCAAAAGGAGCCGCCGCCTCCCTTTAGCAAATTGGACAAGGTGTCGCCTTTCACACACTCAAAcagaagagcaaagaaatTGGGCGACTGAGAGATCCCAAAGCAGTTGATGATGTTCTTATGCTTCGGTAAAGAAAGTAGGACGCCTGCTTCCCTGAGCAAAAACTCAAAAGCCCTGTAAAAATAGAGCGTGTGACCACTCGTTTAAAGCAAAAAGGCGACGCATACTCCTTTCTTTGCCGCTTGTCGACGAGAACTTTCACTGCAACCGTCGTAGACGTTCCATCGTGGTCTCCGGAGGGCCCCTTGTGTTTCAAACGGCCCTCAAACACTTCTGAATAGGCACCAGAACCAAGAAAGTCTGACTCGTCGTACTCAATGTCGTCTCGACTGTAAACTGCACTATCAGGAATTTGCCGTCTTGGTTCGCCCGACGCCATGATTTCTTCTGGGAAAAGTGGCAGGTGAACGCCCTAGTACGGCTGGGAGCCAATGGGAAGCCGAGACTCGATCATAGCACGTGCGCGCGAAGATAAAGAATGAGTCAAACCCCCCCTTCGTCTGATACTGGCCTAAAACGCACTTCATTACAGTCTTCGGCTGCTCTTGGCCAAAGTAACGCTGTACCGAAAGGTATCTAAACTAACACACCAGCGTTCGTTTGCTAAACTTGAGAC from Oscarella lobularis chromosome 11, ooOscLobu1.1, whole genome shotgun sequence includes the following:
- the LOC136192708 gene encoding protein mono-ADP-ribosyltransferase PARP14-like isoform X1 produces the protein MASGEPRRQIPDSAVYSRDDIEYDESDFLGSGAYSEVFEGRLKHKGPSGDHDGTSTTVAVKVLVDKRQRKEAFEFLLREAGVLLSLPKHKNIINCFGISQSPNFFALLFECVKGDTLSNLLKGGGGSFCISAAPAFEKWENRLDICHQISFGMAFLHSHSVVHFDLKPQNVLLELTSSGEFICKISDFGLAKIRTELDWTQTGTVFQSAPGTLCYMSPERLGGVTKSSSERVKSDVYSFGVIMWMVREKKTSLDISVTPEIIRAGLPLPREGNPAPIGYSKVMRHCIAYQPHDRPSFDQLIDEFFKMSAADLKLEVEKPQDDWKNLVGGRGLGRARWRPSTSSARKPGSPASTHSFEPTRSFEPNSFEPTRSFEPKEPPIGEHCVLLFGLPPKADQKKVIEMVERVIDGKILKYWGAVVEEDSGETKGVRVELQSREDVFALWKYQSVEHQLQYDNDTAVTIDIDSPDEYELDKFLISGITREVSKDDLAFHVQGLPGSKRIEISKIEFVADRTRAIVFLKEPLVDKKMVDKLNRSGREFEGDKEKIRLEFSRIPANLDVEVLNLPPDVNPTRLRRFFFALRSAPLVKDIIVSPEKENAFVVKLRTESDVQGVISGDIPEIGGVRPRLRRYSQMPSEDSSETDMYSGQSEDEQINVYTSTFTGEADDIVPEVITFIWRSGPSRRALEQLGDIFWNEEDNVLSIQSRGKRNDKISPENEQKWQEETRQKFFKVYDDFIRRSLNMTSLRIFQKMAEFAKKENANKGNEITIQEDLENQTLFFIGEKAQVGLIYGLCSQEQSLLAKDEKIITKAVTFPSIHHLDLFHSTINVAESLDIFLDRDSLRIFIKGPAYLVEEEKETFANLVSNMNRRKIFLPSAQDEFFCFGGVEELTALLLNEEIQAVATHGSPHLQFFAMNEKEMTKAINVHNSNFTTEDVLPSDKENLLLMQSAEMGGWIKEQCSKSSSKVLAKGFGKSTAKEFSLTGSTKRVRSVVHDCYVYLAKNTMYETCRQLRGNSFKKFIARYYWKHFKSLAEKLKEYNADVRVCEGAREPQLVMKATKGGIIELEKTVDKQLMKMKMDNRKFKRHGLSRYVAEGSFEQERKKIQTKNSVVITVGADEDWMNYAQPKSSFVSAYASSKAPLKRICLYTGDICEHRADAIVNAANEALDHGSGLAAHIVKCAGAVVQEESTALLTKLPLGRLATGHAVSTSPGKLRTTKCVIHAVGPRWEGMHQSQDSKRLLQDAVYESMKIASESNFSSIAFPAISAGIFGGLSAVVADVMVEAVGEFFSNFPQTSLESVDFVMRLEDADNVHCFRSSLDRVLCRVCCARAPSSVTASATRSVAAMAEEVKGGAAVAGASVAEALGSTKSSFVVKVKSGDITKQKANAIINPSNEDMDLTKGETAKAISKAAGPQLHDDCRTCVQKGGPLKPGAVRVTPGHGLSASFVLHAYSSQTVQDIAAVVHACLMEASELELTKVAFPALGTGEMNFDVSAAAEAFFAGIQRFHKKRPLSSIQKIVVVIYKYSNLSAYQRASKKFTSEVTSIKVNNETMLSMSKENRLAPNEASLSNGCNFTIDYGDIINEKTDAIIATEGVVWEAVQNAFPLLKAEWEKRKKQSPRFPIEFPSSPLNAPHIYLISPSKYESSLSNANNAEKISSLVEDCLSRAEKAGHSSIALPAVGTARLLFSNALSARAIIDGARSFAAKAAAPSLQRIRLIVFESSRLNEIETEFQKHFPCAPEEFTDSDELPKSFFRSTVIYPEEFGEIPATEPEVVFVTVVGASKESCTSALKSVQEVFDKACIVHDVKMDLPNQFEKEELDAIAAEFRVSLAVSIVEGKRKISFAGIESDAIKAAEKVTTRIGVLLREENYEAEVASLAHTCGWIWVDVKGRSALFCPEENRELELAYHAYRRAGSKKATCCLKLLGDEGTVDFSAMKLKLKKEEKNIKRRTFDSPGHANIPLSWTIYRINEGHKLVSLPSSNVEYERVSQHFLSTLGTSSPPKIQKIERVENPDLYAKFEQAREAFEKKRKKDLANKRAILEKELFHGTAPTDSLKDPKSEIVAHGFNRSFAGTTTGKLYGSGVYFAPRSEESHKYAKPYNANGDRIMLFCRVLIGMSTVGNSSMIEPPPIGSSKLDKFDSTVDNIDHPKMYVSCYRDNMAYPAFVITYKCS